The following proteins are encoded in a genomic region of Cryptomeria japonica chromosome 11, Sugi_1.0, whole genome shotgun sequence:
- the LOC131063949 gene encoding cyclin-dependent kinase inhibitor 5 has protein sequence MGKYMRKAKGAGEVAVMEVSSQSSLGVRTRARTRTLLALQNQNKKSSPTPNKPPKMCIAPATINTSSYLELRSRKLEKTTGPCCAVAAQETRLKKMGKLYCSASERSRNVRKEHLHSHSTFMVSEEQQEQPKSKASKLSSIAKQRSIHSGSRGSPSAVSNSTSFSQVCSKRKSGRAQRKEQVKKSNDDTQDIVPQSNIRAQAGQLQVFEDETPTPIEGSFGENAIDQEGRDRHIRESTPSSLIGDGETLEAPGSTTRPSCRSSGRRRLQGESRRDVPTSREMEEFFAGAEQQQQRIFIERYNYDPVNDLPLPGRYEWVAINTAGFRP, from the exons ATGGGGAAATACATGAGGAAGGCCAAAGGAGCAGGAGAGGTTGCAGTCATGGAGGTGTCCTCTCAGAGCTCTCTTGGAGTTAGAACTAGAGCTAGAACTAGGACTCTTCTTGCTCTGCAGAACCAAAATAAGAAGTCTTCACCAACTCCCAACAAGCCTCCTAAGATGTGCATTGCGCCTGCTACTATTAATACATCATCATATCTGGAGCTCCGTAGTAGAAAGCTAGAGAAAACAACTGGTCCATGTTGTGCTGTTGCAGCACAGGAAACCCGCTTGaaaaaaatggggaaactatatTGCAGTGCTTCAGAAAGGAGTAGAAATGTAAGGAAAGAGCATTTACATTCGCATTCAACATTCATGGTTTCAGAAGAGCAGCAGGAGCAGCCCAAGAGCAAGGCTAGTAAGCTTAGTAGTATAGCTAAGCAGAGAAGTATTCATAGTGGCAGCAGAGGATCTCCATCTGCAGTGAGCAACTCTACATCTTTTTCTCAGGTATGTTCAAAAAGGAAGTCTGGTAGGGCTCAAAGAAAGGAGCAAGTGAAGAAATCCAATGATGATACACAAGATATTGTGCCTCAGAGTAACATAAGAGCACAGGCAGGACAGTTGCAAGTTTTTGAGGATGAGACCCCCACTCCCATAGAGGGCTCATTTGGAGAGAATGCTATAGATCAAGAGGGCAGGGACAG GCATATCAGAGAAAGTACTCCTTCTAGTCTTATAGGAGATGGGGAGACCTTAGAGGCTCCTGGTTCTACAACTAGACCTTCATGCCGCAGCTCTGGTAGAAGAAGATTGCAAGGTGAAAGTAGGAGAGATGTCCCGACCTCCAGAGAAATGGAGGAGTTCTTTGCAGGAGCCGAGCAACAACAGCAAAGAATCTTCATAGAAAG GTACAACTATGATCCTGTAAATGACTTGCCTCTTCCTGGCCGTTATGAATGGGTTGCAATAAACACTGCTGGTTTTAGACCATGA